The following proteins are co-located in the Escherichia fergusonii ATCC 35469 genome:
- a CDS encoding Grx4 family monothiol glutaredoxin produces the protein MSSTIEKIQRQITENPILLYMKGSPKLPSCGFSAQAVQALSACGERFAYVDILQNPDIRAELPKYANWPTFPQLWVDGELVGGCDIVIEMYQRGELQQLIKETAAKYKDQTDAE, from the coding sequence ATGAGCTCCACAATCGAAAAAATCCAGCGCCAGATCACTGAAAACCCGATTCTCCTGTACATGAAAGGTTCGCCAAAACTCCCTAGCTGCGGTTTTTCCGCTCAGGCAGTGCAGGCGCTGTCCGCTTGCGGTGAGCGTTTTGCTTATGTTGATATTTTGCAGAACCCAGATATTCGTGCTGAGTTACCGAAATATGCCAACTGGCCGACATTCCCGCAGTTGTGGGTAGACGGCGAGCTGGTCGGCGGCTGTGATATCGTGATTGAAATGTATCAGCGTGGCGAATTGCAGCAGTTAATTAAAGAAACCGCTGCAAAATATAAAGATCAGACTGACGCTGAATAA
- a CDS encoding ATP-dependent helicase, whose protein sequence is MAENNPSSSSLPEFFSPATREWFSSTFSQPTPVQAQTWTVTAAGQNALVIAPTGSGKTLAAFLFALDQLFRQPHTESGDKTSRILYISPIKALATDVHRNLQIPLQGIRDARYKRGDAEVTITVGMRSGDTSSQERAKLVRHPPDILITTPESLYLLLTSRARETLRGIETVIIDEVHAVAGSKRGAHLALSLERLDALLSQPAQRIGLSATVRPVSDVAQFIGGIHPVTVVNPAVSRIPDIRIVVPVANLDNVVANHSEAGESSLTGREGSIWPYIENGILDQILSHRSTIVFTNSRGLAEKLTARLNELYAARTHHRPSRQTEVAQYDSLTGATSNRVQTGTEFIARSHHGSVSKEQRAITEQSLKSGELRCVVATSSLELGIDMGAVDLVIQVATPLSVASGLQRIGRAGHQVGGISKGLFFPRTRRDLIDSAVIVGCMQAGRLEKLTPPGNPLDVLAQQTVAAAAMDTLNVDAWFALVRRASPWRELSRNIFNATLDMLSGRFPSGDFSVFRPRLIWNRETGEIIARPGAHLLAVTSGGTIPDRGMYSVMLPESEEQAGSRRVGELDEEMVYESRVNDIITLGATSWRIQQITRDQVIVTPAPGRSARLPFWRGEGSGRPAELGEMTGDFLQAASNENFYVNLPPWLAAENVINNIKSLIDEQREATGVVPASRHLVLERCRDEMGDWRIMLHSPWGRRVHEPWALAIAGRLHAHWGADASVVASDDGIVARLPDSEGKLPDASLFLFDADTLERIVREAVGNTALFAARFRECAARSLLMPGRTPGHRTPLWQQRLRAGQLLEIAQGYPDFPIILETARECLQDVYDLSSLHQLMHRLNGGEIQISEVTTTTPSPFAANLLFGYVAEFIYQSDAPLAERRASVLALDSELLRNLLGQGDPTELLDPRINQQLEDELQRRVAERQAKGKEGVYDLLRELGPMNLQALNARHVASTAEIENYLAQLAEEKRIFSTDIRGTHQYASMEDAATLRDALGIKLPTDITDSLLHHVKAPLRDLLLRFIHTHTLFSAEQLASQFGLGVAVVDEQLALLREQGLVLCLHQQTNQHESAWISEENFRRLRLRSLQAAREATRPVSANIYTRLLLECQGILPTTDGSAALFNQATQGIYEGTEGVVRVIEQLAGLGIPASLWESQIFPARVQDYSTEMLDELLATGVVVWSGQRKLGEDDGLVALHLQEYCAETLTLPPLDAPSLSPLQHAILRILASGGAWFAQQISLQVTPQPGDANQFHEALWGLVWQGYITSDIWTPLRALTRAAPPVRHQSRRTSRLRRGHVSYAPRPESALPRASYHTAALVGRWSLLPTAPMDTTEQMLAQTENILDRYGIISRRAVMAENLAGGFPAMQTLCRSMEDTGRILRGRFVEGLGGAQFAERNTIDRLRDLAATLALKAKFTPVSLSASDPANPWGYLLPWPEHSSSLVPTRRTGALVVICGGRLQLYLAQGGRKMLVWYHNESEILLPDVLQALTNGLRREPRLRFTLLEINDKPVRQSPLFTPLREVGFSSSPQGLDWG, encoded by the coding sequence ATGGCAGAAAATAACCCATCATCATCTTCCCTACCGGAGTTTTTTTCACCCGCCACTCGTGAATGGTTTTCTTCAACATTCAGCCAGCCGACACCCGTTCAGGCACAAACATGGACAGTGACCGCCGCAGGTCAAAATGCGCTGGTGATTGCACCCACCGGTTCAGGTAAAACGCTCGCGGCTTTTTTATTCGCCCTCGATCAGCTGTTTCGCCAGCCACATACCGAGTCAGGGGATAAAACCAGTCGTATCCTTTATATCTCGCCGATAAAAGCACTGGCGACTGATGTGCACCGCAATTTGCAGATACCGTTACAGGGTATCCGGGACGCCCGATACAAACGCGGAGATGCAGAAGTTACGATAACGGTTGGGATGCGCTCCGGTGATACTTCCTCGCAAGAACGCGCAAAACTTGTTCGTCATCCGCCCGATATTTTAATTACCACGCCTGAATCGCTTTATTTATTACTGACTTCTCGCGCCCGTGAAACTTTGCGCGGCATAGAAACGGTGATAATCGATGAAGTTCATGCCGTAGCGGGTAGCAAGCGTGGCGCGCACCTTGCGCTAAGTCTGGAACGACTGGATGCCCTGCTTTCACAACCTGCACAGCGAATTGGCTTATCAGCAACCGTGCGTCCGGTCTCAGATGTGGCGCAATTTATCGGGGGGATTCATCCTGTAACCGTAGTTAATCCCGCAGTCAGCCGTATTCCTGATATTCGTATTGTGGTACCCGTCGCCAACCTGGATAACGTAGTAGCGAATCATAGCGAAGCGGGAGAATCCAGCCTGACAGGAAGAGAAGGTTCCATCTGGCCCTATATTGAAAATGGAATTCTTGATCAGATCCTCAGTCACCGTTCAACCATCGTTTTTACTAACTCCCGGGGCCTTGCGGAAAAGCTCACGGCGAGGCTTAACGAATTATATGCCGCTCGTACGCATCATCGCCCTTCCCGGCAAACGGAAGTTGCTCAGTACGATTCATTAACAGGAGCAACATCCAACCGTGTGCAGACGGGTACAGAATTTATTGCCCGCTCTCACCATGGCTCAGTTTCTAAAGAACAACGCGCGATAACTGAACAATCTTTAAAATCAGGAGAATTGCGCTGCGTTGTCGCTACCTCAAGCCTGGAATTGGGTATTGATATGGGCGCGGTCGATCTCGTTATTCAGGTTGCAACGCCTCTCTCTGTGGCCAGTGGTCTGCAACGAATTGGTCGGGCAGGACATCAGGTCGGAGGAATTTCAAAAGGGCTGTTTTTCCCCCGCACACGGCGGGATCTGATTGACTCTGCTGTCATTGTTGGTTGTATGCAGGCCGGAAGACTGGAAAAGCTCACGCCGCCGGGTAATCCCTTAGATGTGCTGGCACAGCAGACGGTTGCCGCCGCAGCCATGGATACGCTCAATGTTGATGCGTGGTTTGCACTCGTGCGCCGGGCTTCTCCATGGCGGGAATTATCACGCAACATTTTTAATGCCACGCTCGATATGCTCAGTGGCCGCTTTCCCTCGGGGGATTTCAGCGTCTTTCGACCTCGTCTTATCTGGAATCGTGAAACAGGAGAAATCATCGCGCGGCCTGGCGCGCACCTTCTCGCCGTCACCAGTGGCGGAACTATCCCTGATCGTGGGATGTACAGCGTAATGCTTCCTGAAAGCGAAGAACAGGCAGGCTCCCGACGTGTAGGTGAACTGGATGAGGAAATGGTTTACGAATCACGCGTTAATGACATTATCACCCTCGGCGCAACGTCCTGGCGTATCCAACAAATCACCCGCGACCAGGTGATTGTGACACCTGCACCAGGGCGCTCTGCTCGTCTGCCCTTCTGGCGCGGTGAAGGCAGCGGACGACCTGCAGAATTGGGGGAAATGACAGGCGATTTTCTCCAGGCCGCTTCCAACGAAAATTTTTATGTCAATCTTCCCCCATGGTTAGCAGCCGAAAACGTTATCAACAATATTAAAAGCCTGATTGATGAACAGCGGGAAGCCACGGGCGTAGTTCCTGCCAGTCGTCACCTGGTGCTGGAGCGCTGTCGTGATGAAATGGGTGACTGGCGCATCATGCTGCACTCTCCATGGGGACGTCGAGTTCATGAACCCTGGGCACTGGCGATCGCCGGAAGGCTGCATGCGCACTGGGGCGCAGATGCTTCAGTTGTTGCCAGCGATGATGGTATTGTTGCACGCCTGCCAGATAGCGAAGGGAAATTACCCGATGCTTCTCTGTTTTTGTTCGATGCAGATACACTTGAGCGCATCGTACGTGAAGCAGTAGGCAATACCGCGCTTTTTGCCGCGCGCTTTCGTGAGTGTGCCGCTCGCTCACTGCTAATGCCCGGTCGTACGCCAGGGCATCGCACACCACTCTGGCAACAGCGTCTACGGGCAGGCCAGTTACTGGAAATTGCTCAGGGATATCCTGATTTCCCGATAATTCTGGAAACAGCAAGAGAATGTTTGCAGGATGTCTATGATCTGTCGTCACTCCATCAGTTAATGCATCGCCTTAACGGTGGTGAAATCCAGATTTCTGAAGTCACTACCACCACACCCTCACCTTTCGCCGCTAACCTGCTTTTCGGTTATGTTGCGGAATTTATCTATCAATCCGATGCCCCACTGGCTGAGCGAAGAGCTTCAGTACTCGCACTGGATAGCGAATTATTGCGAAATCTGCTGGGGCAAGGTGATCCTACAGAACTGCTTGATCCACGCATTAATCAACAGCTGGAAGATGAGTTGCAACGGCGGGTAGCAGAAAGACAAGCCAAAGGTAAAGAAGGCGTTTACGACCTTTTGCGTGAACTGGGACCGATGAATCTGCAAGCATTAAATGCGCGGCACGTCGCCAGTACAGCAGAAATTGAAAATTATCTTGCGCAGCTTGCTGAGGAAAAACGGATATTCTCAACGGATATAAGAGGAACTCATCAGTACGCCAGTATGGAAGATGCAGCAACATTGCGTGATGCCCTTGGCATCAAATTACCCACCGATATTACGGATTCCTTACTGCATCACGTTAAAGCCCCCCTACGGGATCTATTGCTCCGCTTTATCCATACCCATACCTTGTTCAGCGCTGAACAATTAGCCAGTCAATTTGGTCTTGGTGTTGCGGTGGTGGATGAGCAATTAGCATTGTTGCGAGAACAAGGGCTGGTTTTATGCCTACATCAACAGACAAACCAACACGAATCAGCGTGGATTAGTGAAGAGAACTTTCGCCGCTTGCGTCTGCGATCACTCCAGGCAGCACGAGAAGCTACTCGCCCTGTTTCTGCGAATATCTATACCCGCCTGCTTCTGGAGTGCCAGGGGATTTTGCCAACAACGGATGGTAGTGCGGCATTGTTTAATCAGGCAACACAGGGGATCTATGAAGGCACTGAAGGTGTGGTTCGGGTCATTGAACAACTCGCCGGGTTAGGTATTCCAGCCTCGTTATGGGAAAGCCAGATCTTTCCTGCACGCGTACAGGATTATTCAACAGAAATGTTGGACGAACTGCTGGCAACAGGTGTGGTGGTCTGGTCCGGGCAGAGAAAATTAGGTGAAGATGATGGTCTGGTCGCCTTACATTTACAGGAGTATTGTGCAGAAACACTGACGCTGCCACCACTTGATGCTCCTTCGCTCTCACCGCTACAGCACGCAATTTTACGTATACTGGCAAGTGGTGGCGCATGGTTTGCACAACAAATTAGTCTGCAGGTTACTCCTCAACCGGGAGATGCCAACCAGTTCCACGAGGCCTTGTGGGGGTTGGTCTGGCAAGGATATATCACCAGTGATATCTGGACACCACTTCGCGCACTAACGCGAGCGGCACCTCCTGTTCGTCATCAGTCGCGCAGAACCTCACGACTGCGTCGGGGACATGTAAGCTATGCTCCACGCCCGGAAAGTGCGTTGCCGCGAGCGTCTTATCATACCGCCGCTCTTGTCGGACGTTGGTCTCTATTGCCAACAGCGCCTATGGACACCACCGAACAGATGCTGGCCCAGACAGAGAACATACTTGATCGCTATGGCATTATTAGCAGACGTGCAGTTATGGCTGAAAATCTGGCGGGTGGATTTCCGGCAATGCAGACGCTTTGCCGAAGTATGGAGGACACAGGACGTATTTTACGTGGGCGCTTTGTAGAGGGATTAGGGGGCGCACAGTTTGCAGAAAGAAATACCATCGACCGGTTACGTGATCTCGCTGCCACTTTAGCGCTAAAGGCGAAGTTTACACCCGTTAGCCTGTCAGCCAGCGATCCTGCTAATCCCTGGGGATATTTGCTGCCCTGGCCCGAACATTCATCTTCTCTTGTTCCCACTCGCCGCACGGGTGCATTGGTGGTGATTTGCGGTGGGCGATTACAGTTATATTTGGCTCAGGGAGGAAGGAAAATGCTTGTCTGGTATCACAACGAAAGTGAAATTTTGCTGCCAGATGTATTACAAGCCTTAACCAATGGGCTACGTCGTGAGCCTCGATTGCGTTTTACTCTGCTGGAAATCAATGACAAACCTGTCCGCCAGTCACCGTTATTCACCCCTTTACGCGAAGTCGGTTTTTCCAGTTCCCCCCAGGGGCTGGACTGGGGATAA
- the rnt gene encoding ribonuclease T: MSDNAQLTGLCDRFRGYYPVVIDVETAGFNAKTDALLEIAAITLKMDEQGWLMPDNTLHFHVEPFEGANLQPEALAFNGIDPNDPQRGAVREYDALHAIFKMVRKGIKDTGCNRAIMVAHNATFDHGFLMAAANRASLKRNPFHPFVTFDTAALSGLALGQTVLSKACTAAGMAFDSTQAHSALYDTEQTAMLFCEIVNRWKRLGGWPLPVTPEE; the protein is encoded by the coding sequence ATGTCCGATAACGCTCAACTTACCGGTCTGTGTGACCGTTTTCGTGGTTATTATCCTGTTGTTATTGATGTTGAAACGGCAGGGTTTAACGCTAAAACTGATGCACTGCTTGAGATCGCTGCTATCACGCTGAAAATGGATGAGCAAGGCTGGCTGATGCCGGACAATACGTTGCATTTTCATGTTGAACCTTTCGAAGGGGCGAATCTGCAACCGGAAGCCCTTGCCTTTAACGGCATCGATCCGAACGATCCACAACGTGGTGCAGTACGCGAATATGATGCCCTGCATGCCATCTTTAAAATGGTGCGTAAAGGCATTAAAGATACAGGCTGTAACCGCGCCATTATGGTTGCGCATAATGCGACCTTCGATCACGGTTTTCTGATGGCAGCAGCCAACCGTGCTTCTCTCAAACGTAACCCTTTTCATCCGTTTGTGACCTTTGATACCGCCGCACTCAGCGGGCTTGCACTAGGGCAGACGGTACTCTCTAAAGCCTGTACTGCGGCGGGAATGGCATTCGATAGCACTCAGGCACACTCAGCACTGTATGACACTGAACAAACGGCAATGCTGTTTTGCGAAATCGTTAACCGCTGGAAACGTCTTGGCGGCTGGCCGCTTCCCGTTACGCCTGAAGAGTGA
- the gloA gene encoding lactoylglutathione lyase produces the protein MRLLHTMLRVGDLQRSIDFYTKVLGMKLLRTSENPEYKYSLAFVGYGPETEEAVIELTYNWGVDKYELGTAYGHIALSVDNAAEACEKIRQNGGNVTREAGPVKGGTTVIAFVEDPDGYKIELIEEKDAGRGLGN, from the coding sequence ATGCGTCTTCTTCATACCATGCTGCGCGTTGGCGATCTGCAACGCTCCATCGATTTTTATACCAAAGTACTGGGCATGAAACTGCTGCGTACCAGCGAAAACCCGGAATACAAATACTCACTGGCGTTTGTTGGCTATGGCCCGGAAACCGAAGAAGCAGTGATTGAACTGACCTACAACTGGGGCGTGGATAAATACGAACTCGGCACTGCTTATGGTCACATCGCGCTTAGCGTAGATAACGCCGCTGAAGCGTGCGAAAAAATCCGTCAGAACGGCGGTAACGTCACCCGTGAAGCGGGTCCGGTAAAAGGCGGCACTACGGTTATCGCGTTTGTGGAAGATCCGGACGGTTACAAAATTGAATTAATCGAAGAGAAAGACGCCGGTCGCGGTCTGGGCAACTAA
- the nemA gene encoding N-ethylmaleimide reductase codes for MSSEKLYSPLKVGAITAANRIFMAPLTRLRSIEPGDIPTPLMAEYYRQRASAGLIISEATQISAQAKGYAGAPGIHSPEQIAAWKKITAGVHAENGHMAVQLWHTGRISHASLQPGGQAPVAPSALSAGTRTSLRDENGQAIRVETSMPRALELEEIPGIVNDFRQAIANAREAGFDLVELHSAHGYLLHQFLSPSSNHRTDQYGGSVENRARLVLEVVDAGIEEWGADRIGIRVSPIGTFQNTDNGPNEEADALYLIEQLGKRGIAYLHMSEPDWAGGQPYTDAFREKVRARFLGPIIGAGAYTVEKAETLIGKGLIDAVAFGRDWIANPDLVARLQRKAELNPQRAESFYGGGAEGYTDYPTL; via the coding sequence ATGTCATCTGAAAAACTGTATTCCCCACTGAAAGTGGGCGCGATCACGGCGGCAAACCGTATTTTTATGGCACCGCTGACGCGTCTGCGCAGTATTGAACCGGGTGACATCCCTACCCCGTTGATGGCGGAATACTATCGCCAACGAGCCAGTGCCGGTTTGATTATTAGCGAAGCCACGCAAATTTCTGCCCAGGCAAAAGGATATGCAGGCGCGCCTGGCATCCATAGTCCGGAGCAAATTGCCGCATGGAAAAAAATCACCGCTGGCGTTCATGCTGAAAATGGTCATATGGCCGTGCAGCTGTGGCACACCGGACGCATTTCTCACGCCAGCCTGCAACCTGGCGGTCAGGCACCGGTAGCGCCTTCAGCACTTAGCGCGGGAACACGTACTTCTCTGCGCGATGAAAATGGTCAGGCGATCCGCGTTGAAACATCCATGCCGCGTGCGCTTGAACTGGAAGAGATTCCGGGTATCGTCAATGATTTCCGTCAGGCCATTGCTAACGCGCGTGAAGCCGGGTTTGATCTGGTGGAGCTCCACTCTGCTCACGGTTATTTGCTGCATCAGTTCCTTTCTCCTTCTTCAAACCATCGTACCGATCAGTACGGCGGCAGCGTGGAAAATCGCGCACGTCTGGTGCTGGAAGTGGTCGATGCCGGGATTGAAGAATGGGGAGCCGACCGCATTGGCATTCGTGTTTCGCCAATCGGTACTTTCCAGAACACGGATAATGGCCCAAATGAAGAAGCCGATGCACTATATCTGATTGAACAACTGGGCAAACGTGGCATAGCTTACCTGCATATGTCCGAACCGGACTGGGCGGGAGGCCAACCGTATACTGATGCGTTCCGCGAAAAAGTACGCGCCCGTTTCCTCGGTCCGATTATCGGCGCAGGTGCCTACACGGTAGAAAAAGCCGAAACGTTGATCGGCAAAGGATTGATTGATGCGGTGGCATTTGGTCGTGACTGGATTGCGAACCCGGATTTGGTTGCCCGCTTGCAGCGCAAAGCTGAGCTTAACCCACAGCGTGCCGAAAGTTTCTACGGTGGCGGCGCGGAAGGCTATACCGATTACCCGACGCTGTAA
- the nemR gene encoding DNA-binding transcriptional regulator NemR: MNKHTEHDTREHLLATGEQLCLQRGFTGMGLSELLKTAEVPKGSFYHYFRSKEAFGVAMLERHYAAYHLRLTELLQSGEGNYRDRILAYYQQTLNQFCQHGTISGCLTVKLSAEVCDLSEDMRSAMDKGARGVIALLSQALENGRENHCLTFCGEPLQQAQVLYALWLGANLQAKISRSFEPLENALAHVKTIIATPAV, encoded by the coding sequence ATGAACAAACACACCGAACATGATACTCGCGAACATCTCCTGGCGACGGGCGAACAACTTTGCCTGCAACGTGGATTCACCGGGATGGGGCTAAGCGAATTACTAAAAACTGCTGAAGTGCCGAAAGGGTCCTTCTATCACTACTTTCGCTCTAAAGAAGCGTTTGGCGTTGCCATGCTTGAGCGCCATTACGCCGCATATCACCTGCGACTGACTGAGTTGCTGCAATCCGGCGAAGGTAACTACCGCGACCGCATACTGGCTTATTACCAGCAAACACTGAACCAGTTTTGCCAACATGGAACCATCAGTGGTTGCCTGACAGTAAAACTCTCTGCCGAAGTGTGCGATCTGTCAGAAGATATGCGCAGCGCGATGGATAAAGGGGCTCGCGGCGTGATCGCCCTGCTCTCTCAGGCGCTGGAAAATGGCCGTGAGAACCATTGTTTAACCTTTTGTGGCGAACCGCTGCAACAGGCACAAGTGCTTTACGCACTGTGGCTTGGCGCGAATTTGCAGGCCAAAATTTCGCGCAGTTTCGAGCCACTGGAAAACGCGCTGGCCCATGTAAAAACCATTATTGCGACGCCTGCCGTTTAG
- a CDS encoding DUF1289 domain-containing protein, which produces MAEQLEFFPVQSPCRGICQSDERGFCRGCFRSRDERFNWNKMSDGEKQEVLRLCRQRLTRKLRANKPASSDEPEQPSLF; this is translated from the coding sequence GTGGCGGAGCAATTAGAGTTCTTTCCCGTCCAGAGCCCGTGCCGGGGAATTTGCCAGTCTGACGAACGCGGATTTTGTCGCGGCTGTTTTCGTAGTCGGGATGAGCGTTTTAACTGGAATAAAATGAGCGATGGCGAAAAACAAGAGGTGCTGCGCCTTTGTCGGCAGCGATTAACGCGCAAATTACGTGCAAATAAGCCAGCGTCATCAGACGAACCGGAGCAACCATCACTCTTTTGA
- a CDS encoding aldo/keto reductase: protein MVQRITIAPQGPEFSRFVMGYWRLMDWNMSARQLVSFIEEHLDLGVTTVDHADIYGGYQCEAAFGEALKLAPHLRERMEIVSKCGIATTAREENVIGHYITDRDHIIKSAEQSLINLATDHLDLLLIHRPDPLMDADEVADAFKHLHQSGKVRHFGVSNFTPAQFALLQSRLPFTLATNQVEISPVHQPLLLDGTLDQLQQLRVRPMAWSCLGGGRLFNDDYFQPLRDELAVVAEELNAGSIEQVVYAWVLRLPSQPLPIIGSGKIERVRAAVEAETLKMTRQQWFRIRKAALGYDVP from the coding sequence ATGGTTCAGCGTATTACTATTGCACCGCAAGGCCCGGAGTTTTCCCGTTTTGTGATGGGCTACTGGCGATTGATGGACTGGAATATGTCCGCCCGCCAGCTGGTCAGCTTTATTGAAGAGCATCTGGATCTCGGCGTAACTACCGTGGACCACGCTGATATTTATGGCGGCTATCAGTGCGAAGCAGCGTTTGGCGAGGCACTGAAACTGGCACCTCATCTGCGTGAACGGATGGAAATTGTCAGCAAATGCGGTATCGCGACGACCGCGCGTGAAGAAAATGTCATTGGTCATTATATTACTGACCGCGATCACATCATTAAGAGCGCCGAACAGTCGCTGATTAATCTCGCGACCGATCATCTGGATCTGCTGTTAATCCACCGACCAGACCCGTTAATGGATGCCGATGAAGTGGCAGACGCGTTTAAGCATCTGCATCAGAGCGGCAAAGTGCGTCATTTTGGCGTATCGAACTTTACGCCTGCGCAATTTGCGCTGTTGCAATCGCGTCTGCCGTTTACCCTTGCCACTAATCAGGTGGAAATATCCCCGGTGCATCAGCCGTTACTGTTGGATGGCACGCTCGACCAACTGCAGCAACTGCGTGTTCGTCCGATGGCGTGGTCCTGCCTTGGTGGTGGTCGTCTGTTTAATGATGATTATTTCCAGCCGCTGCGTGATGAACTGGCTGTGGTGGCGGAGGAGTTAAACGCGGGCTCTATTGAACAGGTGGTTTACGCCTGGGTGTTACGTTTACCGTCGCAGCCGCTGCCAATTATCGGCTCAGGTAAAATTGAGCGTGTACGGGCGGCTGTCGAAGCAGAAACATTGAAAATGACCCGTCAACAATGGTTCCGTATCCGTAAAGCAGCACTAGGTTACGACGTACCGTAA
- the sodC gene encoding superoxide dismutase [Cu-Zn] SodC — MKRFSLAILALVVATGAQAASEKVEMNLVTSQGVGQTIGSVTITETDKGLEFSPDLKALPPGEHGFHIHAKGSCQPATKDGKASAAESAGGHLDPQNTGKHEGPEGAGHLGDLPALVVNNDGKATDAVIAPRLKSLDEIKDKALMVHVGGDNMSDQPKPLGGGGERYACGVIK; from the coding sequence ATGAAACGTTTTAGTCTGGCCATTCTGGCGCTGGTTGTTGCGACCGGCGCACAAGCTGCCAGTGAAAAAGTCGAGATGAACCTCGTTACGTCGCAAGGGGTTGGGCAGACAATTGGTAGCGTCACCATTACTGAAACCGATAAAGGTCTGGAGTTTTCGCCCGATCTGAAAGCATTACCTCCCGGTGAACATGGCTTCCATATTCATGCAAAAGGAAGCTGCCAGCCAGCCACCAAAGATGGAAAAGCCAGCGCCGCGGAATCCGCAGGCGGGCATCTTGATCCACAAAATACCGGTAAACATGAAGGGCCAGAAGGTGCCGGACATTTAGGCGATCTGCCTGCACTGGTAGTCAATAATGACGGCAAAGCTACCGATGCTGTCATCGCGCCTCGTCTGAAATCACTGGATGAAATCAAAGACAAAGCACTGATGGTTCACGTTGGCGGCGATAATATGTCCGATCAACCTAAACCGCTGGGCGGTGGCGGTGAACGCTATGCCTGTGGAGTGATTAAGTAA